From the genome of Leguminivora glycinivorella isolate SPB_JAAS2020 chromosome Z, LegGlyc_1.1, whole genome shotgun sequence, one region includes:
- the LOC125240438 gene encoding uncharacterized protein LOC125240438, whose translation MKGLTPEQRKRIVDKYVREKGISMRMIAKIEKVSRSAVFNAIKKYGQDLSFKDKPKSGRKIGSHNRNLDSKICRKIKTSPNASIRDVAKKCKTTVGMVQRAKKRNNLRTYRKQRKPKRSQKQAASVKTRLRKLYDTVLTKNEQCIIQDDETYVKLDYSVLPGPQYFTVRKGEQLDEGKTSIYAEKFGSKAMVWQAICECGMKSTAYITTSTMTTDVYIKECLKKRILPLIRRHRGSTLFWPDLASCHYASRTREWMEANGVEYVEKSMNPPNYPEVRPIEEYWAIMKRILRQRFSSADSVKKFKKDWVKAAKTVTVSVVRNLMKNVRVQVRKIARNQK comes from the coding sequence atgaAAGGCCTCACACCAGAGCAACGAAAACGGATCGTGGACAAATACGTACGTGAAAAAGGTATTTCTATGAGAATGATCGCAAAAATTGAGAAAGTGAGCCGTTCTGCTGTTTTTAATGCTATCAAAAAGTATGGCCAGGACCTGTCCTTTAAAGATAAGCCAAAAAGCGGCAGAAAAATTGGTTCACATAATCGCAATTTGGATTCCAAAATATGCCGAAAAATTAAAACATCACCAAATGCTTCAATAAGAGATGTGGCCAAAAAGTGTAAAACAACGGTAGGCATGGTCCAGCGGGCAAAGAAGCGGAACAACTTAAGGACCTATAGAAAACAACGGAAACCAAAACGATCTCAAAAGCAGGCCGCAAGCGTAAAAACTCGCCTTAGAAAATTATACGATACTGTTTTGACCAAAAATGAACAGTGCATAATACAAGATGACGAAACCTACGTGAAACTCGATTATTCAGTACTGCCGGGGCCACAATACTTTACTGTCCGCAAAGGAGAACAACTGGACGAGGGTAAAACGTCAATATATGCTGAAAAATTCGGGTCAAAGGCAATGGTATGGCAGGCGATATGTGAATGCGGCATGAAGTCCACAGCGTACATTACCACTTCTACAATGACTACTGACGTTTACATCAAAGAGTGTTTAAAGAAGCGGATTTTGCCCTTGATTCGACGGCATAGAGGGTCTACTTTGTTTTGGCCTGATTTGGCCAGTTGCCATTATGCTTCTCGGACTAGAGAGTGGATGGAAGCGAACGGTGTCGAATATGTAGAAAAATCCATGAATCCACCCAACTACCCTGAAGTCCGACCAATCGAGGAATACTGGGCTATCATGAAGAGGATACTTCGGCAACGATTTTCCTCAGCGGAttctgtcaaaaaatttaaaaaagattGGGTAAAAGCGGCCAAAACTGTCACTGTTAGTGTTGTCCGCAACTTAATGAAGAATGTACGAGTCCAAGTTCGAAAAATCGCCAGAAACCAGAagtaa